One genomic window of Deltaproteobacteria bacterium HGW-Deltaproteobacteria-6 includes the following:
- the folK gene encoding 2-amino-4-hydroxy-6-hydroxymethyldihydropteridine diphosphokinase — translation MQCQESVNKLSCVSGITLERISSFYKTEPVISDSSIGEYSNELENQNWFINAVTEIRTTLLPRDLLKALQNIEKAMGRVRTFAGAPRIIDLDLLLYGQEIIREDDLIIPHPEMHKRLFVLEPLCEIASYFIHPVFGVSMRGLKDRLDDQKIVELYDR, via the coding sequence ATGCAATGTCAGGAATCCGTTAATAAGTTGTCTTGCGTTTCAGGCATTACTTTGGAAAGGATTTCATCTTTTTATAAAACTGAACCCGTTATTTCCGATTCAAGCATCGGTGAATATAGTAATGAACTGGAAAACCAGAACTGGTTCATCAATGCAGTGACGGAAATCCGAACAACGCTTTTGCCACGCGATCTTTTGAAGGCATTGCAGAACATTGAAAAAGCGATGGGGCGTGTTAGAACTTTTGCGGGAGCCCCTCGGATCATTGATCTTGATCTTCTTCTATACGGTCAGGAGATCATTCGCGAAGACGATTTGATTATTCCGCATCCGGAAATGCATAAAAGGCTTTTTGTATTGGAACCTTTGTGTGAGATAGCGTCATACTTTATTCATCCTGTTTTCGGCGTTTCGATGCGGGGATTGAAAGACAGATTGGACGATCAGAAAATTGTTGAGCTTTACGATAGATAA
- the fsa gene encoding fructose-6-phosphate aldolase — MKFFIDTANIAEIKEGLALGMVDGVTTNPSLVAKEKRDFDSVVKEILEIVEGPVSLEVISLEAKGMFTEGKKLARLGEQVVIKIPMTTEGLKATKMFAAEGIDVNQTLIFSPLQALMAAKAGAAYVSPFVGRLDDIAHDGMELTQQILDIYDNYEYDTEVIVASIRHPKHVLDAALMGADIATIPFKVIAQLAQHPLTDKGIALFLEDWKKVPKK; from the coding sequence ATGAAATTTTTCATCGATACGGCAAATATTGCGGAAATTAAGGAAGGACTGGCGCTGGGTATGGTAGATGGTGTTACGACGAATCCATCGCTGGTTGCCAAGGAAAAAAGAGACTTTGATTCCGTCGTTAAGGAAATTCTGGAAATTGTGGAAGGACCGGTCAGTCTGGAAGTGATCAGCCTGGAGGCGAAAGGTATGTTTACCGAAGGCAAAAAGCTGGCGCGTCTCGGAGAGCAGGTCGTCATTAAAATACCGATGACCACTGAAGGCCTCAAAGCCACTAAGATGTTTGCCGCCGAAGGGATCGACGTCAATCAGACGCTGATTTTTTCGCCGCTCCAAGCCTTAATGGCGGCCAAAGCCGGTGCGGCATATGTCAGTCCGTTTGTGGGACGATTGGATGATATTGCTCACGACGGTATGGAACTGACGCAACAGATTCTGGATATTTATGACAACTATGAATATGACACTGAAGTGATTGTGGCCAGTATCCGGCATCCCAAACACGTTCTGGATGCCGCTTTAATGGGTGCAGATATTGCCACGATTCCGTTTAAAGTCATCGCGCAACTGGCGCAGCATCCTCTCACGGATAAGGGTATTGCACTGTTTTTGGAAGACTGGAAGAAAGTGCCGAAAAAATAA
- the pgsA gene encoding CDP-diacylglycerol--glycerol-3-phosphate 3-phosphatidyltransferase produces the protein MFNLPNTITLARISVVPFLFFLLMSPGALWSLVLACLFVLAAITDFLDGFIARKYNMITTMGKFLDPLADKLIVNSAMILMIPIGRIDAWIVVIIIMRDLIVDGIRSIASSEGIYIQASVLGKQKTLAQIIAVTALMIHYPFLGLDAHLVGTIILYVAFLLTLYSGVDYFIKFYQEAGKQ, from the coding sequence ATATTCAATTTGCCCAATACCATTACTCTGGCGCGTATCAGCGTTGTCCCTTTTTTATTTTTTCTGCTGATGTCACCCGGCGCCTTATGGTCTTTGGTGCTGGCGTGTTTATTTGTATTGGCCGCCATTACGGATTTTCTGGACGGGTTTATTGCGCGTAAATACAATATGATCACCACGATGGGTAAATTTCTTGATCCGCTGGCGGACAAATTGATCGTCAATTCAGCAATGATTCTTATGATACCCATCGGACGGATTGATGCATGGATTGTCGTTATTATTATAATGCGGGATCTGATCGTGGATGGAATCCGCAGTATCGCTTCTTCGGAAGGAATTTATATCCAGGCCAGTGTTCTTGGAAAGCAAAAAACGCTGGCTCAAATCATTGCTGTGACAGCTTTGATGATTCATTATCCTTTTTTGGGATTAGATGCGCATCTGGTCGGTACCATCATTCTTTATGTCGCCTTTTTGCTGACCCTTTATTCGGGTGTGGATTATTTCATCAAATTCTATCAAGAAGCCGGCAAACAATGA